The Brasilonema sennae CENA114 genome includes a region encoding these proteins:
- a CDS encoding S-methyl-5'-thioadenosine phosphorylase yields MAETRIGIIGGSGLYKMDALKNIEEVQVQTPFGSPSDALILGTLEGTRVAFLARHGRNHTLLPSELPFRANIYAMKQLGVEYLISASAVGSLKEEVKPLDMVVPDQFIDRTKNRVSTFFGEGIVAHIAFGDPICKNLAVVVAEAIASQNLPDITVHRGGTYVCMEGPAFSTKAESNLYRSWGATVIGMTNLPEAKLAREAEIAYATLALVTDYDCWHPDHDNVTVDMVIANLQRNALNAQKVIQETVRRLSENPPSSDAHSALKHAILTNLDKAPAATKEKLGLLLKKYI; encoded by the coding sequence ATGGCAGAAACTCGTATTGGGATTATTGGTGGCAGTGGTTTATACAAAATGGACGCCCTCAAAAATATCGAAGAGGTACAAGTCCAGACACCTTTTGGTTCTCCATCGGATGCTTTGATACTGGGAACTTTAGAGGGTACACGAGTTGCTTTTTTAGCGCGTCATGGTCGCAATCACACGCTGTTGCCTTCCGAGTTGCCATTTCGCGCCAATATTTATGCAATGAAGCAACTGGGTGTGGAGTATCTGATCTCTGCTTCTGCTGTCGGTTCTTTGAAAGAAGAAGTAAAACCATTGGATATGGTGGTTCCCGATCAATTTATTGATAGAACGAAAAATCGGGTTTCAACGTTTTTCGGTGAGGGGATTGTTGCTCATATCGCTTTTGGTGATCCGATTTGTAAAAATTTGGCAGTTGTTGTTGCAGAGGCGATTGCCTCCCAAAACTTACCAGATATCACTGTCCATCGTGGTGGTACTTATGTGTGTATGGAGGGACCAGCATTTTCAACAAAGGCGGAATCCAATCTTTACCGCAGTTGGGGCGCAACGGTGATTGGAATGACCAATTTACCAGAGGCGAAGTTAGCACGGGAAGCAGAGATTGCCTATGCTACGCTTGCTTTAGTGACTGATTATGATTGTTGGCATCCAGATCACGATAACGTGACAGTGGACATGGTCATTGCTAATTTGCAGCGAAATGCACTCAACGCTCAGAAAGTCATTCAAGAAACAGTGCGGCGTTTGAGCGAAAATCCACCCTCAAGTGATGCACATTCAGCGCTAAAGCATGCGATTTTGACAAACTTAGATAAAGCTCCCGCAGCAACTAAAGAAAAGTTGGGGTTGTTGTTGAAAAAGTATATCTAG
- a CDS encoding peptidoglycan-binding protein, producing MERIGYLQLASANEASTRNEHTAVGFSLNLFAGLNWRKLSNRAAIHLLSVTLTLVVLSIAERAIAQRADAPRIALQKVGSGSSGSQVSNIQRCLSNLGYYKGPVTGKFASLTQDAVIRFQRANGLPTVGYVGARTQQLLQSQCQSRRSNQRSRVSVSTDLRSGSSGQAVARLQQNLGRLGFFNGPVTGNFGSETQQAVIRFQQSRGIRADGVVGARTEEAIRTSFNTNDSSVSVNTYQDTNNSSVSVSSYQDTNNSSNSSVSVSNYQDGVGGDSLPNALNVGDSGAQVRGLQQDLQQLSYFRVNPTGYFGRTTQEAVARFQQDHEITPNGIADSQTLGAISTALAQQGNGQNYGQSNGQNYGQNYGQSNGQNYGQNYGQNYSCSTTGDICQGETSQRVTTIQQRLQNLGFFKGNVTGFYGPATRDAVVQFQRNSRLETTGSVNFQTWQALGLTNNPNNSTGLNPKENRYVVLIPISRNDTLNEVRQYIPEAFRAESRLGPYVNAGQFRERSQAEDLSKWLRSRGLDARVEYF from the coding sequence ATGGAAAGAATTGGTTATCTTCAGCTTGCATCAGCAAACGAAGCCTCAACAAGAAATGAGCATACTGCTGTGGGATTTTCTCTTAATCTTTTTGCTGGGTTGAATTGGAGAAAACTGTCTAATCGTGCAGCGATACATCTTTTATCTGTAACACTGACTTTGGTAGTCTTGAGTATAGCCGAGCGTGCGATAGCCCAAAGGGCTGACGCTCCGCGTATCGCACTCCAGAAAGTAGGAAGTGGAAGTAGTGGATCTCAAGTCTCAAATATCCAAAGGTGTTTGAGCAATTTAGGCTATTACAAAGGTCCTGTGACAGGTAAGTTTGCTTCCTTAACTCAGGATGCAGTGATTCGGTTCCAGCGAGCCAATGGACTACCAACTGTTGGATATGTCGGTGCAAGAACTCAACAACTATTGCAATCTCAATGTCAAAGTCGAAGATCTAATCAAAGATCGCGAGTGAGTGTTAGCACTGATTTGCGATCAGGTAGCAGTGGTCAAGCAGTCGCTAGATTGCAACAAAATTTAGGGCGTTTAGGTTTCTTTAATGGTCCTGTGACAGGTAATTTTGGTTCAGAAACTCAGCAAGCAGTCATCAGATTCCAGCAATCACGTGGAATACGTGCTGATGGTGTTGTTGGTGCGAGAACAGAAGAAGCAATACGCACCAGTTTTAACACAAATGATTCCTCAGTCAGTGTTAACACTTATCAAGACACAAATAATTCCTCAGTCAGTGTTAGCAGTTACCAAGACACAAATAATTCCTCTAATTCCTCAGTCAGTGTTAGCAATTACCAAGATGGCGTCGGTGGAGATAGCTTACCAAATGCTTTGAATGTGGGTGACTCAGGTGCTCAGGTGAGAGGATTGCAACAGGATTTGCAGCAGCTGAGCTACTTTAGGGTGAATCCAACTGGTTATTTTGGTCGAACAACTCAAGAAGCTGTAGCACGTTTTCAGCAAGATCATGAAATCACACCCAACGGTATTGCTGACTCACAAACCTTGGGAGCAATAAGCACAGCTTTAGCACAACAAGGTAATGGACAAAATTATGGACAAAGTAATGGGCAAAATTACGGCCAAAATTATGGACAAAGTAATGGGCAAAATTACGGCCAAAATTATGGACAAAATTATAGTTGTTCGACCACCGGAGATATCTGTCAGGGTGAGACAAGTCAGCGAGTGACCACCATACAACAGCGTTTGCAGAATTTAGGATTTTTTAAAGGTAATGTCACTGGTTTTTATGGTCCTGCAACCAGAGATGCTGTGGTTCAATTTCAGCGAAACTCTCGCTTAGAAACAACAGGATCTGTCAATTTTCAAACTTGGCAAGCATTAGGTTTGACCAACAACCCGAACAACTCTACAGGATTGAACCCTAAAGAGAATCGCTATGTTGTTCTCATCCCGATTTCTAGAAACGACACTTTAAATGAAGTGCGTCAATATATACCGGAAGCTTTCCGCGCTGAATCTAGACTCGGTCCCTATGTCAATGCTGGACAATTTAGAGAACGCTCACAAGCAGAAGATTTGTCTAAGTGGTTACGTTCACGTGGGTTAGATGCACGGGTAGAATACTTCTAA